One stretch of Solirubrobacterales bacterium DNA includes these proteins:
- a CDS encoding sigma-70 family RNA polymerase sigma factor, protein MSAGPANPTAQEAELIEAARGGDEGAYQRLVEPHRGELHAHCYRMLGSVHDAEDALQEALLRAWRALPKFEGRSSLRSWLYRIATNTSLDAIEKRPKRMLPVDYGPPIDPHDGPHLPLAESVWVEPYPDETLGLEDGYAAPEARYEQREAVELAFIAALQHLPATQRAVLILREVLGFSAKEVAEMLDATTASVNSALQRARKAVDERTPEQSQQATLRSLGDDGVREVVQGYLDAWDRGDIDAVVAMLSEDACFSMPPAPSWHKGHEQLTEFMHVGPLSGAWRWRHIYVPANGQPALAFYCWDEAAGTHLPFALNVLTVRDRSISDVTAFICRATESRDLDAYRRWPEEPIVAGRFVDFFERFGMPDRVD, encoded by the coding sequence ATGAGCGCCGGCCCCGCTAACCCGACCGCCCAGGAGGCTGAGCTGATCGAGGCGGCGCGGGGTGGCGACGAGGGTGCATACCAGCGCCTCGTCGAGCCGCATCGCGGCGAGCTCCACGCCCACTGCTACCGCATGCTCGGCTCCGTTCACGATGCAGAGGACGCGCTCCAGGAGGCGCTGCTGCGAGCCTGGCGCGCCTTGCCGAAGTTCGAGGGCCGAAGCTCGCTTCGATCCTGGCTCTACCGGATCGCGACCAACACCTCGCTCGACGCCATCGAGAAGCGGCCCAAGCGTATGCTGCCGGTCGATTACGGGCCGCCAATCGATCCCCACGACGGCCCCCACCTGCCCCTCGCCGAATCGGTTTGGGTCGAGCCCTACCCGGACGAGACGCTCGGACTAGAGGACGGGTATGCGGCACCCGAGGCGCGCTATGAGCAGCGAGAGGCGGTGGAGCTCGCCTTCATCGCAGCGCTCCAGCATCTGCCGGCGACGCAGCGCGCGGTCTTGATCCTGCGTGAGGTACTCGGCTTCTCAGCCAAGGAGGTCGCGGAGATGCTAGATGCGACCACCGCATCCGTGAACAGCGCCCTCCAACGAGCTCGCAAGGCGGTCGACGAGCGCACGCCCGAGCAGAGTCAGCAGGCGACGCTGCGCTCCCTCGGCGACGACGGGGTGCGCGAGGTGGTACAGGGATATCTGGATGCGTGGGACCGCGGTGACATCGACGCGGTGGTCGCGATGCTGTCCGAGGACGCGTGCTTCTCGATGCCGCCCGCTCCGAGCTGGCACAAGGGTCACGAGCAGCTCACCGAGTTCATGCATGTCGGACCTCTCTCGGGCGCCTGGCGGTGGCGCCACATCTACGTCCCCGCCAACGGTCAGCCGGCGCTGGCTTTCTACTGCTGGGATGAGGCGGCGGGGACCCACCTCCCGTTCGCGCTCAACGTGCTCACCGTGCGCGATCGGTCGATCAGCGACGTCACGGCGTTCATCTGCAGGGCGACGGAATCCCGCGACCTCGATGCGTACCGGCGCTGGCCGGAGGAGCCGATCGTCGCCGGGCGGTTCGTGGACTTCTTCGAGCGCTTCGGCATGCCGGACCGAGTGGACTGA
- a CDS encoding VOC family protein has product MFANTRAYSGFAVDDLGKARQFYGETLGIKTSVMSQENGLMSLDLAGDRTTLVYVKPDFTPATYTILNFPVDDIDQAVDELASRGVQFERYDSFDQDEKGIARGPGPAIAWFKDPAGNILSVLQEP; this is encoded by the coding sequence ATGTTCGCCAACACCAGGGCATACAGCGGCTTCGCCGTCGATGATCTCGGAAAGGCCCGGCAGTTCTACGGCGAGACGCTCGGGATCAAGACGTCGGTGATGTCCCAGGAAAACGGCCTCATGTCGCTGGACCTCGCCGGCGACCGGACGACGCTCGTCTATGTGAAGCCTGACTTCACTCCAGCCACCTACACGATCCTGAACTTTCCCGTGGACGACATCGACCAGGCGGTCGACGAGCTGGCCTCGCGCGGGGTCCAGTTCGAGCGCTACGACAGCTTCGATCAGGACGAGAAGGGCATCGCACGCGGCCCGGGGCCGGCCATCGCCTGGTTCAAGGACCCGGCCGGGAATATCCTGTCGGTGCTGCAGGAGCCGTAG